Proteins from a genomic interval of Chanos chanos chromosome 3, fChaCha1.1, whole genome shotgun sequence:
- the rdh12l gene encoding retinol dehydrogenase 12, like has protein sequence MERLRRAFGCRWSSDVKLDGKTVIITGANTGIGKETAVDLAKRGARIIMACRDMEKASAALKEVIELSGNQNVVTRKLDLSDSKSIREFAEAINKEEEQVNILINNAGVMVCPYAKTADGFEMQIGVNHMGHFLLTYLLMDLIKRSTPARIINVSSMAHSWGTINLEDINSEKSYDKNKAYSQSKLANVLFTRSLGKKLQGTGVTVYALHPGVVQTELWRHLSKPQQALFWMIKPFTKTSVQGAQTTIYCAVAPELETQTGGYYSDCAPANCSRLASDDDLANRLWNLSSQMLGISWD, from the exons ATGGAAAGACTCAG ACGTGCTTTCGGTTGTCGATGGTCATCGGATGTTAAACTGGATGGCAAAACAGTCATTATAACCGGAGCCAATACAGGAATTGGTAAAGAGACGGCTGTTGATCTAGCAAAGAGAG GAGCAAGGATCATAATGGCTTGCAGAGATATGGAGAAAGCCAGTGCAGCACTGAAGGAAGTCATAGAGCTCTCAGGAAACCAAAATGTTGTGACCAGAAAGCTTGACTTATCAGATTCCAAATCAATAAGGGAGTTTGCAGAGGCAATTAATAAAG aGGAAGAACAAGTCAACATACTGATCAATAATGCTGGAGTTATGGTTTGCCCATATGCAAAGACTGCAGATGGTTTTGAGATGCAGATTGGTGTCAACCATATGG GCCACTTCCTGTTGACTTACCTGCTGATGGATTTAATTAAAAGATCAACGCCAGCAAGGATCATCAATGTATCTTCCATGGCACATTCATGGGGAACCATCAATCTGGAAGACATTAACAGTGAGAAGAGCtatgacaaaaataaagcatATAGTCAGAGCAAGCTCGCCAATGTCCTTTTCACCCGTTCTCTCGGCAAAAAGCTACAAG GCACAGGTGTAACGGTGTACGCCCTCCACCCAGGCGTTGTGCAGACAGAACTGTGGAGGCACCTCAGTAAGCCACAGCAGGCACTCTTTTGGATGATAAAGCCATTTACTAAGACATCAGTGCAAGGAGCTCAAACCACCATCTACTGTGCTGTGGCACCTGAACTAGAGACTCAGACTGGTGGATATTACAG CGACTGTGCACCAGCAAACTGCTCCAGGCTGGCCTCTGATGATGACCTGGCTAACAGACTGTGGAATCTCAGCTCTCAGATGCTGGGCATATCATGGGATTAA